Proteins encoded together in one Pelagicoccus albus window:
- a CDS encoding spermidine synthase, whose product MKPRIKLAETRTESGGILALYEQDGAFSINYSGQELMHSKASASEKLLGKIGGESLPSEQASRLLIGGLGLGFTLASALEACGPEVVIEVYELAPEVIEWNRQFLQDLNGKAIDDPRVQLHVADATAAIRKAEPETYDCLLLDIDNGPIAMVQKGNTNLYSKSGVRVIKSALKPGGSAIFWSAGPDEKFAARLKQAGFQVTAIPAKVHEGAKRAAYLLYKATKAD is encoded by the coding sequence ATGAAACCCAGAATAAAACTTGCCGAAACTCGCACCGAATCCGGAGGCATCCTAGCCCTCTACGAACAAGACGGTGCCTTTTCCATCAACTACTCGGGACAGGAGCTTATGCACTCTAAAGCCTCCGCTTCCGAAAAACTCCTCGGTAAGATAGGCGGCGAATCCCTTCCCTCGGAGCAAGCGTCCCGTCTGTTAATCGGAGGGCTCGGGCTTGGTTTCACTCTAGCTTCCGCACTCGAAGCCTGCGGCCCGGAAGTAGTCATTGAAGTGTACGAACTCGCCCCGGAAGTAATCGAATGGAATCGCCAATTCCTTCAAGACCTCAATGGTAAGGCGATCGACGACCCTCGCGTTCAACTCCACGTCGCCGACGCAACCGCTGCCATCCGCAAGGCCGAACCGGAAACATACGACTGCCTCCTTCTCGACATCGACAATGGTCCCATCGCCATGGTCCAGAAAGGCAATACAAACCTGTATTCAAAATCCGGTGTCCGCGTCATAAAATCTGCCCTCAAGCCGGGAGGTTCCGCTATTTTCTGGTCCGCGGGACCCGACGAGAAATTTGCTGCCCGCCTGAAACAAGCCGGATTCCAGGTTACCGCTATTCCCGCCAAAGTCCACGAGGGAGCAAAACGGGCTGCCTACCTTCTCTACAAGGCCACCAAAGCCGACTAG
- a CDS encoding GAF domain-containing protein gives MHRLIDNPETLLSLYRISQSATSSATPQEAYSTIMAEIQRLFAPKAAAISLINPNSSLLEIEYALGYPSDTSQLGIHPGKGLSGRVAFNGEPILCNDVENDPRYVKLIDGVRSKIIAPMTSGGHIIGVLSVARATIDAFSYPELDQLTLLAEESAQVLQNVWQRRQLANQSEQLNALIEVSQNIVSNFETQELWSTVTEAAMELTQARLCTLQLFDKKKGKVRMLQAMSYENEFISSQGEIELSESLAGSAIRTKRQVEFPNITTPDYKDLQDVPHDSGVTSCLSTPMIFEGEVTGILNVFTRERHRFPNSERRLLQAFADLAAVAAQNAELYNRVFNSEERLRKSERLTTLGLLSAEIAHEIRNPLTVIKLLFSSLDLNYEPSDPRYKDKQVIKEKFNQLEEIVSKVLSFGKAPEGIFTLWDVDELVADTCLLVRHKMRQLKIDLEHQPSGTKTRVNGNKGQLQQVLLNLIINASDAMPEGGRLTISTTTEKRDKNKIVIIYIEDSGSGIPENLVEHVFDSFLTDKPQGTGLGLSIVKRILRTHHGDISVSKTGPSGTTMRIVLPAHK, from the coding sequence ATGCATCGCCTCATCGATAACCCAGAAACCCTTCTTTCCCTCTATCGCATCAGCCAATCAGCGACTAGCTCTGCAACTCCGCAAGAAGCGTACTCCACGATAATGGCGGAGATCCAACGCCTGTTCGCACCCAAAGCCGCTGCCATTAGCCTGATCAACCCAAATTCAAGCCTACTAGAAATTGAATACGCATTGGGCTACCCATCCGACACGAGCCAACTAGGCATTCATCCGGGCAAAGGCCTGTCCGGCCGGGTCGCATTCAATGGCGAACCGATCCTGTGCAACGACGTCGAAAACGACCCGAGGTACGTCAAGCTGATCGACGGTGTGCGCTCGAAGATCATCGCCCCCATGACCAGCGGAGGACATATCATCGGCGTACTAAGCGTAGCGAGAGCCACCATCGACGCGTTTAGCTACCCGGAGCTCGATCAACTGACTCTCTTGGCGGAGGAATCCGCTCAAGTTCTACAAAACGTTTGGCAACGAAGACAGCTAGCAAATCAATCAGAGCAGCTCAACGCTCTCATCGAAGTAAGCCAAAACATCGTTTCAAATTTTGAGACCCAGGAGCTCTGGAGCACAGTGACTGAGGCAGCAATGGAGCTCACCCAAGCCCGACTCTGCACCCTTCAACTCTTCGACAAGAAGAAGGGTAAGGTCAGAATGCTCCAAGCCATGTCGTACGAAAACGAATTCATATCCAGCCAAGGTGAAATCGAGTTGTCCGAAAGCTTGGCCGGTTCGGCAATCCGCACCAAAAGACAGGTAGAGTTTCCCAATATCACTACCCCCGACTACAAAGACTTGCAAGACGTGCCCCACGACTCCGGCGTCACTTCCTGCCTCTCAACACCGATGATCTTCGAAGGTGAGGTCACCGGAATCCTGAACGTATTCACGAGGGAAAGACACCGTTTCCCGAATAGCGAACGCCGGCTTTTGCAAGCGTTCGCAGATCTCGCCGCAGTAGCAGCCCAAAACGCAGAACTCTACAATCGCGTTTTCAATAGCGAGGAGCGACTGAGAAAGTCGGAACGCCTCACAACCCTTGGACTCCTTTCAGCAGAAATTGCCCACGAAATCCGCAATCCGCTCACCGTTATCAAACTGCTATTCAGCTCACTCGATCTGAATTACGAACCAAGCGACCCTCGGTACAAGGACAAGCAAGTCATCAAGGAGAAGTTCAACCAACTAGAGGAAATCGTCTCGAAAGTACTCTCATTCGGCAAAGCCCCAGAGGGAATCTTCACCCTGTGGGACGTTGACGAGCTGGTGGCCGACACCTGCCTACTTGTACGTCACAAGATGCGTCAGCTAAAAATCGACCTTGAGCACCAGCCTTCCGGTACAAAGACCCGCGTCAACGGCAACAAGGGCCAGCTACAACAGGTGCTCCTAAACCTCATAATCAACGCCTCCGACGCCATGCCTGAAGGAGGTCGTCTCACGATTTCCACTACAACCGAGAAACGAGATAAAAACAAGATTGTCATCATCTACATAGAAGACAGCGGCAGCGGCATACCGGAGAATCTCGTCGAGCACGTTTTTGATTCCTTCCTTACCGACAAACCGCAAGGCACCGGCCTAGGCCTGTCTATCGTGAAACGAATCCTGCGCACCCACCATGGAGACATCTCCGTGAGCAAGACAGGCCCCTCGGGAACCACGATGCGAATCGTTCTCCCAGCCCATAAATAA
- the mnmA gene encoding tRNA 2-thiouridine(34) synthase MnmA, translating into MKKILVAMSGGVDSAVAALLLKEQGFQIEGAYMKNWINEDEILGDCPWQQDIEDASAVAEALGIPFRVVNLMQEYRSRIVDYLLAGYQSGITPNPDVMCNREIKFGVFLDYAIDNGFDEVATGHYAQIREDEGARRSIIEGADPNKDQTYFLAMMRPDQVARARFPVGHLLKPELREIAQKANLPNARKKDSQGICFIGNIKMSDFLREYVPDRPGPIIRAEDDKLLGEHRGLHYFTIGQRRGIGIPSNADNEFYVVVGKDQERNALLVSFEAPTAPGLYSSRCEVSDLSFTGEPPSDDCKLEAKVRYRDPRVPIRFKRLTEDTVEITFEQPQRALALGQIIALYDGTKLLGGGVYTQIG; encoded by the coding sequence ATGAAGAAGATCCTAGTAGCCATGTCCGGAGGCGTCGACTCCGCAGTCGCGGCCTTGCTCCTAAAAGAGCAGGGCTTCCAGATCGAAGGCGCCTACATGAAGAACTGGATCAACGAGGACGAAATCCTTGGCGACTGCCCATGGCAACAGGACATAGAGGATGCCAGCGCCGTCGCGGAAGCGCTTGGAATCCCCTTCAGAGTGGTGAACCTAATGCAGGAGTACCGGTCCAGGATCGTGGACTACCTGCTAGCTGGCTACCAAAGCGGAATCACGCCCAACCCGGATGTCATGTGCAATCGGGAGATCAAATTCGGAGTCTTCCTAGACTACGCCATCGACAACGGCTTCGACGAAGTTGCCACCGGCCACTACGCGCAAATCCGCGAAGACGAGGGTGCCCGACGGAGCATTATCGAAGGAGCGGACCCCAATAAAGACCAGACCTACTTCCTAGCAATGATGCGACCCGACCAAGTGGCGAGAGCCCGATTCCCAGTGGGACACTTGCTCAAACCGGAGCTTCGCGAGATCGCCCAAAAAGCGAACCTGCCCAATGCCCGCAAAAAGGACAGCCAAGGCATTTGCTTTATCGGCAACATTAAGATGTCCGACTTTCTAAGAGAATACGTCCCGGACCGCCCTGGACCCATCATCAGGGCCGAGGACGACAAGCTGCTGGGAGAGCATCGAGGGCTACACTACTTCACCATTGGACAAAGACGCGGCATAGGAATCCCGTCCAACGCTGACAACGAATTCTATGTGGTCGTGGGCAAGGACCAAGAGCGGAACGCCCTGCTCGTCTCATTCGAGGCCCCAACCGCCCCCGGCCTTTACTCCAGCCGTTGCGAAGTCTCCGACCTGAGTTTCACCGGAGAGCCTCCTTCCGACGACTGCAAGCTCGAGGCCAAGGTACGTTACCGTGATCCTCGAGTGCCCATACGCTTCAAACGCCTGACTGAAGATACAGTCGAGATCACATTCGAACAACCGCAGAGAGCACTAGCCCTAGGCCAGATAATTGCCCTATACGACGGCACAAAACTACTCGGCGGCGGGGTCTACACCCAGATCGGCTAA
- a CDS encoding alpha-amylase family glycosyl hydrolase, translating into MSSPTAARHLRKAYLTSLSEGVVELSKDWRASRMPPIRFEGQRAGHISLFPLPALEYAAQSGYYIDQKGKIVFVFYPDKYSKIEYEHTSIYVVGNFNGWQKAIGDEAWELKPETVGGVEVLLLRADKKIFQDDPSCFFKFVTKEHHWFLPDVTAPNLSSDGMGNRNYVFDAKRSGKHRIGFILKSPIEFSSTNTLLYHTRKGVERTELSLGEFFLSLKSEKELGAVVEDGSVTFRIFAPRAKWVKVGYFEDLEKPKKIKWLLMKRDEDFVWEASVDRDLVGFYYWYSIDGPKENTSLFDPSVKVLDPYAKAVVGREGPAIVIDDSRYGKLDTSFRNPQWQDLIVLEGHVRDFVGKAPGVERVEGRPLGFSDLASYAKREDFYPKKLGVNAIELQPIQENDSQSYGEYHWGYMTANYFAPHSGYGRDPKNGTQVEEFRDLVKTLHEEGFAVILDVVYNHVGEPAHLMFVDKLYYFQMSGDGALSNWSGCGNDFRSEAPMAKRLIIDSLKHLVQFYGVDGFRFDLADLVGKPVLKEVEKELKAIRPDLILIAEPWSFRGHIGPELRDTGFASWNDGYREWLKGYVRGEAGIDATKYFMKGSPDHYATWPAQTVNYVESHDDRVWIDDITENGYHDGTLPTQRDIARTRMMAAMLMMSVGMPMFHAGMDFLGTKNGVRNTYQDGPRNELNYKRSLEYPSCAKYFADWVAFRKSERGKLIRHYSRAPEGFFEFLPAESGNSFACVYNASGEWGSRKLLFAANPGLGAAEIPLKNWSGKKWKQIADHERFLTDQDQAWSNLPDKVVFLPRLACALWELQCD; encoded by the coding sequence ATGTCGTCTCCCACCGCAGCTAGACACTTACGGAAAGCTTACCTAACTTCGCTGAGCGAAGGGGTCGTAGAGCTAAGCAAGGATTGGCGTGCCTCGCGCATGCCGCCTATTCGGTTCGAAGGCCAGAGGGCCGGCCACATCTCCTTGTTTCCGCTTCCTGCCCTCGAATACGCTGCCCAGAGCGGCTACTACATCGACCAGAAAGGTAAGATCGTATTTGTGTTCTACCCGGATAAGTATTCGAAGATCGAGTACGAGCATACCTCTATTTACGTGGTAGGCAATTTCAATGGTTGGCAAAAAGCCATCGGGGATGAGGCGTGGGAGCTGAAGCCTGAAACGGTTGGCGGAGTCGAGGTTTTGCTGCTGCGTGCGGACAAGAAGATTTTCCAGGACGATCCCTCTTGTTTTTTCAAATTCGTCACCAAGGAGCACCATTGGTTTTTGCCCGATGTGACAGCTCCAAATCTCTCGTCCGATGGGATGGGAAACCGGAACTACGTTTTTGACGCGAAAAGGAGCGGCAAGCACCGTATCGGATTTATTCTCAAATCACCTATTGAGTTTTCGAGCACCAATACTCTTCTCTACCACACGCGAAAAGGTGTAGAGCGAACCGAGCTTTCTCTTGGCGAATTCTTCCTTAGCTTGAAATCGGAAAAGGAGCTCGGAGCTGTGGTAGAAGACGGTTCCGTCACTTTCCGTATTTTTGCTCCGCGGGCGAAGTGGGTGAAGGTGGGCTATTTCGAAGATCTCGAGAAACCAAAGAAGATCAAATGGCTCCTGATGAAGCGGGATGAAGATTTCGTTTGGGAGGCATCGGTGGACCGAGACTTGGTTGGCTTTTACTATTGGTATAGCATCGATGGCCCGAAGGAAAATACGAGCCTCTTCGATCCAAGCGTCAAGGTTCTCGATCCTTATGCGAAAGCTGTGGTGGGAAGAGAAGGACCAGCGATCGTGATAGACGATAGTCGCTATGGAAAATTGGATACGTCATTCAGGAATCCGCAATGGCAAGATCTCATCGTTCTGGAAGGGCACGTGCGCGACTTCGTTGGTAAAGCTCCAGGCGTAGAAAGAGTGGAAGGTCGCCCTCTTGGCTTTTCTGATCTGGCTAGCTACGCGAAGCGTGAGGACTTCTATCCCAAAAAGCTGGGTGTGAATGCGATCGAATTACAGCCGATTCAGGAAAACGATAGCCAGAGTTATGGTGAGTACCATTGGGGCTACATGACTGCGAACTATTTTGCTCCACACTCTGGATACGGAAGGGATCCGAAAAACGGTACTCAGGTGGAAGAGTTTAGGGATTTGGTGAAGACACTTCACGAGGAAGGGTTTGCCGTGATTCTCGATGTGGTCTATAATCATGTGGGTGAGCCGGCACATCTCATGTTTGTAGATAAGCTCTATTACTTCCAGATGTCTGGAGACGGTGCTTTGAGCAACTGGAGTGGTTGCGGAAATGACTTCCGTTCGGAAGCCCCTATGGCGAAACGACTCATTATCGATAGCCTGAAGCACTTGGTGCAGTTTTATGGCGTGGATGGTTTCCGTTTCGATTTGGCAGACCTAGTCGGCAAGCCGGTGCTTAAAGAAGTGGAGAAGGAGCTGAAGGCCATTCGCCCTGACCTTATCCTGATCGCTGAACCTTGGAGCTTCAGGGGGCATATCGGGCCAGAGTTAAGGGATACAGGCTTCGCGTCTTGGAACGATGGATACCGTGAGTGGCTCAAGGGTTATGTCCGTGGAGAGGCGGGTATCGATGCCACCAAGTACTTTATGAAAGGTTCGCCGGATCATTATGCGACTTGGCCGGCTCAAACGGTTAATTATGTGGAGTCGCACGACGATAGGGTGTGGATAGACGACATCACCGAAAACGGCTATCACGACGGCACGCTTCCAACTCAACGCGATATTGCCAGAACACGGATGATGGCAGCGATGCTGATGATGTCGGTAGGGATGCCGATGTTTCATGCGGGTATGGATTTTCTGGGTACGAAAAACGGAGTTCGTAATACTTATCAGGACGGGCCGCGTAATGAACTTAATTACAAGCGGTCTTTAGAGTATCCGTCTTGCGCCAAGTATTTCGCTGATTGGGTGGCTTTCAGAAAATCCGAGCGAGGGAAGTTGATTCGGCACTATAGCCGAGCCCCCGAGGGCTTTTTTGAGTTTCTGCCCGCGGAGAGTGGCAACTCGTTCGCATGCGTTTACAATGCGTCGGGAGAGTGGGGAAGTCGTAAGCTGCTCTTTGCTGCCAATCCAGGATTGGGCGCTGCGGAGATTCCCCTCAAAAATTGGTCGGGTAAAAAGTGGAAACAGATCGCCGACCATGAACGCTTTTTAACGGATCAAGATCAGGCTTGGTCTAACCTTCCGGATAAGGTAGTCTTCTTGCCAAGATTAGCCTGTGCACTGTGGGAATTGCAGTGCGATTAG
- the gap gene encoding type I glyceraldehyde-3-phosphate dehydrogenase, whose amino-acid sequence MAVKVAINGFGRIGRLVFRALVDQGLLGTEVDVVAVNDLVPAANLAYLLKYDSTQGRFNGTVEAEGDDTLVVNGHKIKCLALREIPANLPWAENNIDIVIESTGLWVQDEKAQGHIDAGAKKVIISAPGKGAVKTVVLGVNDDTLTAEDTLISNASCTTNCLAPITKVVLDNFGIEEGLMTTVHSYTATQKTVDGPSPKDMKGGRAAAMNIIPSTTGAAKAVGLVLPEVNGKLTGMAFRVPTPTVSVVDLTVKVSKPTSYAEICEKMKEAAEGPLKGILEYTEDEVASSDFIHCSASSIFDAGSGMGLTDTFFKLVSWYDNEWGYSNRVVDLLKKVAAL is encoded by the coding sequence ATGGCTGTAAAAGTAGCTATCAATGGTTTCGGCCGCATTGGCCGCCTCGTATTCCGCGCACTCGTGGACCAGGGCCTACTCGGCACTGAAGTAGACGTAGTCGCCGTTAACGACCTCGTTCCTGCGGCTAACCTCGCGTACCTCCTCAAGTATGATTCCACACAAGGACGTTTCAACGGCACCGTTGAGGCTGAAGGTGACGACACTCTCGTGGTCAATGGCCACAAGATCAAGTGTCTCGCGCTCCGCGAAATCCCAGCCAACCTTCCTTGGGCAGAGAACAACATCGACATCGTGATCGAGTCCACTGGACTTTGGGTACAAGACGAGAAGGCACAGGGCCACATCGACGCAGGCGCGAAGAAGGTTATCATCTCCGCTCCAGGTAAGGGTGCAGTTAAGACCGTAGTTCTCGGTGTTAACGACGACACCTTGACTGCTGAGGACACTTTGATCTCCAACGCTTCTTGTACTACAAACTGCTTGGCTCCTATCACCAAGGTCGTTCTCGACAACTTCGGTATCGAAGAAGGTTTGATGACCACCGTTCACAGCTACACTGCTACGCAGAAGACTGTTGATGGACCATCTCCTAAGGACATGAAGGGTGGACGCGCTGCGGCGATGAACATCATCCCATCCACTACTGGAGCTGCTAAGGCTGTTGGCCTCGTTCTTCCAGAAGTAAACGGCAAGCTCACTGGTATGGCTTTCCGCGTTCCAACACCTACCGTTTCCGTAGTCGACCTTACTGTTAAGGTTAGCAAGCCAACTTCTTACGCAGAAATCTGCGAAAAGATGAAGGAAGCTGCTGAAGGTCCTCTCAAGGGAATCCTCGAGTACACTGAAGACGAAGTTGCTTCTTCTGACTTCATCCACTGCTCCGCGTCTTCTATCTTCGACGCAGGTTCCGGCATGGGTCTGACCGACACTTTCTTCAAGCTCGTTAGCTGGTACGACAACGAATGGGGTTACTCCAACCGCGTCGTAGACCTTCTCAAGAAGGTTGCTGCTCTCTAA
- a CDS encoding phosphoglycerate kinase — protein sequence MATKTIEDIDLKGKKAVIRVDFNVPLKDGEVTDNTRILGALPTIKHVIASGGTAVLLSHLGRPKGEVNPKFSLEPVAKALAAELGQAVVFVPESRGEVAEKAVAALEPGSVALLENVRFHAGETKNDEELSKDFAKLGDLYINDAFGTAHRAHSSTAGIAAFLKPAVCGFLIEKELEFLGDKTANAERPFTVILGGAKVSDKLKVIDALLEKADTILIGGAMAYTFALANGKTVGSSLCQPDMVDMTTELQKKAVEKGVKLLLPIDNVTVDSFDFSTMTAGNLGESDAEGNIPEGWEGVDIGPKTVELYCAEVAKSKTVLWNGPMGIFESDACNKGTFAVAKAIADNQEATTIIGGGDSVTAINMSGYGDKVSFKSTGGGASLEFLEGKILPGVDALDKK from the coding sequence ATGGCTACAAAGACCATCGAAGACATCGACCTTAAGGGCAAAAAAGCGGTCATCCGCGTCGACTTTAACGTACCCCTCAAAGATGGGGAAGTAACCGACAATACCCGTATCCTCGGCGCACTGCCGACTATCAAGCACGTGATCGCGAGTGGCGGCACAGCTGTTTTGCTTAGCCACCTAGGGCGTCCTAAGGGCGAGGTAAATCCAAAGTTCTCGCTCGAGCCTGTTGCTAAGGCCTTGGCTGCAGAGCTGGGTCAGGCTGTCGTTTTCGTTCCTGAATCTCGTGGCGAAGTAGCTGAGAAGGCGGTCGCCGCCCTCGAGCCAGGTTCGGTCGCCCTTCTGGAAAACGTTCGCTTTCACGCAGGCGAGACCAAAAACGACGAAGAATTGTCCAAGGATTTTGCGAAACTCGGCGATCTCTACATAAACGATGCATTCGGTACTGCCCACCGTGCCCACTCTTCCACCGCGGGTATCGCGGCTTTTCTCAAGCCAGCGGTTTGCGGATTCCTTATCGAAAAGGAACTCGAGTTCCTTGGAGACAAGACTGCTAACGCCGAGCGCCCATTCACTGTTATTCTTGGTGGAGCGAAGGTCAGCGACAAGCTGAAGGTCATCGATGCTCTCCTTGAAAAGGCGGATACGATTCTGATCGGTGGAGCGATGGCTTACACCTTTGCGCTCGCTAACGGAAAAACCGTTGGCTCGAGCCTCTGTCAGCCGGACATGGTCGATATGACTACCGAGCTTCAGAAGAAGGCTGTCGAAAAGGGTGTGAAGCTTCTTCTCCCAATTGATAATGTGACCGTAGACTCTTTCGATTTCAGCACTATGACTGCTGGCAATCTCGGCGAGTCAGATGCGGAAGGAAACATCCCAGAAGGTTGGGAGGGTGTCGACATCGGCCCCAAGACTGTCGAGCTCTACTGTGCGGAAGTCGCTAAGTCCAAGACCGTTCTCTGGAATGGCCCCATGGGTATCTTCGAAAGCGATGCTTGTAATAAGGGGACTTTCGCAGTCGCCAAGGCGATCGCTGACAATCAGGAAGCAACAACCATCATCGGTGGGGGTGACTCAGTAACTGCGATCAATATGTCCGGCTACGGAGACAAGGTTTCCTTCAAGAGCACTGGTGGCGGAGCAAGTCTCGAGTTCCTCGAAGGAAAGATCCTCCCAGGTGTTGACGCGTTGGACAAGAAGTAG
- the tpiA gene encoding triose-phosphate isomerase — MSRKYLIAGNWKMNKTPADGADLAKEIAAFVTKDESVEVVICPTAVALDRVSSVIEGSAVKLGAQNLYPKASGAYTGEISAEMLRAVFAKYVVLGHSERREYFGETDAFVNEKVKFSLENNLNPILCIGETLEQREADETLEVNKTQLLGGLEGVSEEDMPKVVIAYEPVWAIGTGKTATPEMAQEVHAAIRSELAAKYGEAVAEKVRILYGGSMKPANADELLAMKDIDGGLIGGAALDAKSFSDLIASARKAD, encoded by the coding sequence ATGTCCCGCAAATATCTCATCGCAGGAAACTGGAAAATGAACAAGACTCCCGCCGACGGCGCGGATCTCGCGAAGGAAATCGCGGCATTCGTCACTAAGGACGAGTCTGTAGAAGTAGTCATCTGTCCGACGGCTGTGGCTCTCGACAGGGTTTCTTCCGTGATCGAAGGTTCCGCCGTCAAGCTTGGCGCTCAGAACCTCTACCCGAAGGCGAGCGGAGCCTACACCGGAGAAATCTCCGCTGAAATGCTTCGTGCGGTTTTCGCCAAGTACGTGGTTCTTGGTCACAGCGAACGTCGTGAATACTTCGGTGAAACCGATGCATTCGTAAACGAAAAGGTTAAGTTCTCCTTGGAGAACAACCTGAACCCAATCCTCTGCATCGGCGAAACTCTCGAGCAACGCGAAGCGGACGAAACCTTGGAAGTTAACAAGACTCAGCTTCTTGGTGGTCTCGAAGGTGTTTCCGAAGAGGATATGCCGAAGGTGGTAATCGCTTACGAACCAGTATGGGCAATTGGTACCGGCAAGACTGCGACTCCAGAAATGGCTCAAGAAGTTCACGCGGCGATCCGCTCCGAGCTCGCGGCTAAGTACGGTGAGGCTGTTGCTGAGAAGGTTCGCATCCTCTACGGCGGATCGATGAAGCCAGCCAATGCGGACGAGCTTCTCGCCATGAAGGATATCGATGGTGGATTGATCGGTGGCGCAGCTCTCGATGCAAAGTCTTTCTCAGACTTGATCGCTTCTGCACGCAAGGCCGACTAA
- a CDS encoding response regulator — MRKCANKGQLELWKSPASPNNPEKRSSCATSTHQPAQKAPRFPAASEEFSLNFEDTRQSPPKRTEQSFAQKRPLRILVADDNDINRKVIRIILSKLGYECHEAENGREALEAYRSGDFNYVFMDIDMPEMDGLESTLAIRSCEADSRKPSEIIAVTANVSQETRLKCRRAGMNGYLEKPITAEIIKEQLLRSWPRVRSRG, encoded by the coding sequence ATGCGGAAGTGCGCGAATAAAGGACAATTAGAACTCTGGAAGAGCCCAGCCTCTCCAAACAATCCCGAAAAACGGAGCTCTTGCGCTACCAGCACCCACCAGCCCGCTCAAAAGGCACCACGCTTTCCTGCCGCCAGCGAAGAATTTTCCCTCAACTTCGAGGACACACGCCAATCACCTCCCAAGCGGACCGAGCAAAGTTTCGCCCAAAAGAGGCCATTGAGAATACTAGTCGCGGACGACAACGATATTAACCGCAAGGTGATTCGCATCATCCTCAGCAAGCTCGGTTACGAGTGTCATGAAGCGGAAAATGGACGAGAGGCCCTCGAAGCATACCGCTCTGGTGACTTCAATTATGTCTTCATGGACATAGACATGCCTGAAATGGATGGCCTCGAAAGCACGCTGGCCATTCGCTCCTGCGAGGCAGATTCTCGAAAACCTTCTGAGATAATAGCCGTGACCGCAAATGTCTCTCAGGAAACTCGGCTCAAATGCCGCAGAGCGGGCATGAACGGTTACCTCGAAAAACCAATCACCGCCGAGATTATAAAAGAGCAATTGCTGCGTAGTTGGCCACGTGTCAGATCCCGCGGTTGA